One segment of Streptomyces sp. NBC_01463 DNA contains the following:
- a CDS encoding heavy metal translocating P-type ATPase, translating to MHSATDVQVPAAEDSEAEFTIGGMTCASCAARVEKKLNRMDGVTATVNYATEKARVAFGPGTGIADLIATVERTGYTAQPVERPAPASPSPAAEVPPTPGADLGTGPDPEPDAQPGPAPDTALDSLRQRLIVSAVLSAPVVLLAMVPALQFDNWQWLSLTLAAPVVVWGGLPFHRATWTNLRHGAATMDTLVSVGTLSAFGWSLWALFLGDAGMPGMRHGFDLTVSRAEGSSTIYLEVAAGVVTFILLGRYLEARSKRKAGAALRALMHLGAKDVAVLRGGTEVRVPVGRLVVGDRFVVRPGEKVATDGTVVEGASAVDASMLTGESVPVDVRAGDSVTGATVNVSGRLVVEATRVGTDTQLARMAKLVEDAQNGKAEVQRLADRISAVFVPVVLVIALVTLVSWLLVTDDVTAAFTAAVAVLIIACPCALGLATPTALMVGTGRGAQLGILIKGPEVLETTRRIDTIVLDKTGTVTTGRMTLVDVHTADGTTEADVLRLAGALEHASEHPIAQAVATGATERTGTPLPTPEDFTNIPGLGVQGVVEGHTVLVGREQLLADAGIEISGVLSATVTEAAAQGRTAVAVAWDGEARGVLEVADAVKESSAAAVADLRALGLTPVLLTGDNRAVAESVARAVGIDEVRAEVLPEEKAHVIARLQAQGHAVAMVGDGVNDAAALATADLGLAMGTGTDAAIEASDLTLVRGDLKVAADAIRLSRRTLATIKGNLFWAFGYNVAALPLAAFGLLNPMIAGAAMAFSSVFVVTNSLRLRSFT from the coding sequence ATGCACAGCGCAACAGACGTCCAGGTCCCGGCAGCGGAGGACTCGGAGGCCGAGTTCACGATCGGCGGGATGACCTGCGCGTCCTGCGCGGCCCGCGTCGAGAAGAAGCTGAACCGGATGGACGGGGTCACCGCCACCGTGAACTACGCGACCGAGAAGGCCCGGGTCGCCTTCGGTCCGGGAACCGGTATCGCGGATCTGATCGCCACGGTCGAGAGGACCGGCTACACGGCGCAGCCGGTGGAGCGCCCCGCACCGGCATCCCCGTCACCGGCGGCGGAGGTCCCGCCCACCCCGGGCGCGGACCTCGGCACCGGGCCGGACCCGGAACCGGACGCACAGCCCGGCCCCGCCCCCGACACCGCTCTCGACTCGCTGCGTCAGCGGCTCATCGTCTCGGCCGTCCTCTCCGCCCCCGTCGTGTTGCTCGCGATGGTCCCGGCCCTCCAGTTCGACAACTGGCAGTGGCTCTCCCTCACGCTCGCCGCCCCCGTCGTCGTCTGGGGCGGGCTGCCCTTCCACCGCGCCACCTGGACCAACCTCCGGCACGGCGCGGCCACCATGGACACCCTGGTCTCGGTCGGGACCCTCTCCGCCTTCGGCTGGTCGCTCTGGGCGCTGTTCCTCGGGGACGCCGGGATGCCCGGGATGCGGCACGGCTTCGACCTCACGGTCTCCCGTGCCGAGGGCTCGTCCACGATCTATCTGGAGGTCGCGGCGGGGGTCGTCACCTTCATCCTGCTGGGCCGCTATCTGGAGGCGAGGTCCAAGCGGAAGGCGGGTGCCGCCCTCCGGGCGCTGATGCACCTGGGCGCCAAGGACGTGGCGGTCCTGCGGGGCGGTACGGAGGTACGCGTCCCCGTCGGCCGGCTCGTCGTGGGCGACCGCTTCGTCGTCCGCCCCGGCGAGAAGGTCGCCACCGACGGCACGGTCGTCGAGGGCGCGTCGGCCGTGGACGCGTCGATGCTCACCGGCGAGTCCGTGCCCGTCGACGTGCGGGCCGGGGACTCCGTCACCGGCGCCACGGTGAACGTCTCCGGCCGGCTCGTCGTCGAGGCCACCCGGGTCGGCACCGACACCCAGCTGGCCCGGATGGCAAAGCTGGTCGAGGACGCGCAGAACGGCAAGGCGGAGGTGCAGCGGCTGGCCGACCGGATCTCGGCGGTGTTCGTCCCCGTCGTCCTGGTGATCGCACTGGTCACCCTGGTGTCCTGGCTGCTGGTCACGGACGACGTCACGGCCGCGTTCACGGCCGCCGTCGCCGTCCTGATCATCGCCTGCCCGTGCGCCCTCGGCCTCGCCACCCCGACCGCCCTCATGGTCGGCACGGGCCGCGGCGCCCAGCTCGGCATCCTGATCAAGGGCCCCGAGGTCCTGGAGACAACCCGCCGTATCGACACGATCGTCCTGGACAAGACCGGCACCGTCACCACCGGCCGGATGACACTCGTCGACGTCCACACCGCCGACGGCACCACCGAGGCGGACGTCCTGCGCCTCGCCGGCGCACTGGAGCACGCATCCGAGCACCCCATCGCCCAGGCCGTCGCCACCGGAGCCACCGAACGGACCGGCACCCCACTCCCCACCCCCGAGGACTTCACCAACATCCCCGGGCTCGGCGTCCAGGGCGTCGTCGAGGGCCACACCGTCCTCGTCGGCCGCGAACAGCTGCTCGCCGACGCCGGAATCGAGATCTCCGGAGTGCTTTCCGCCACAGTGACGGAGGCGGCGGCCCAGGGTCGCACCGCGGTCGCGGTCGCCTGGGACGGTGAGGCGCGCGGCGTCCTGGAGGTGGCCGACGCGGTCAAGGAGTCCAGCGCGGCGGCCGTTGCCGATCTCCGCGCACTGGGCCTGACACCGGTCCTGCTGACCGGTGACAACCGGGCCGTGGCGGAATCCGTGGCCCGCGCGGTCGGCATCGACGAGGTCCGCGCCGAGGTGCTGCCCGAGGAGAAGGCGCACGTCATCGCACGGTTGCAGGCTCAGGGACACGCGGTGGCCATGGTCGGAGACGGGGTCAACGACGCGGCCGCGCTGGCCACCGCCGACCTCGGCCTGGCCATGGGCACGGGCACCGACGCGGCGATCGAGGCGAGTGATCTGACGCTCGTTCGTGGAGATCTCAAGGTGGCCGCCGATGCCATCCGGCTCTCCAGGCGCACCCTGGCCACGATCAAGGGCAACCTTTTCTGGGCATTCGGCTATAACGTTGCTGCTCTACCCCTTGCGGCATTTGGCCTGCTCAACCCTATGATTGCGGGAGCGGCGATGGCCTTCTCCTCGGTCTTCGTCGTGACGAACAGCCTGCGCCTGCGGTCCTTCACGTAA
- the iolD gene encoding 3D-(3,5/4)-trihydroxycyclohexane-1,2-dione acylhydrolase (decyclizing), giving the protein MTGTGTRRLTTAQALIAFLARQYTERDGRRHRLIGATWGIFGHGNVAGVGQALLETGGAMPYLQGRNEQAMVHAAVGYARQSGRLSAHAVTTSIGPGATNLVTGAALATVNHLPVLLLPGDTFATRPADPVLQQLEVPSAGDVSVNDCLRPVSRYFDRITRPEALIPAALQAMRVLADPAETGAVTLALPQDVQTEAYDWPPEFFAPRVWHVRRPAPDPYELDRAVRAVRAARRPLIVAGGGVRHSAAEETLAAFAAATRIPVASTQAGKGALRHDHPADVGGIGHTGTATADDLARTADLVIGIGTRYSDFTTASATLFAGPDVRFLNINLTGFDAHKLGALPLVADARTALEDLTAALAGHHYRADAAYESEYTDAKTRWEGRVDAAYAAEDPDARPTQTQVLGLLDELVTGDDILINAAGSLPGDLHKLWRTRSPLQYHVEYGYSCMGYEIPAAIGVQLAAPGRPVWALVGDGTYLMNPTEIVTAVQENLPVKLVILQNHGYASIGGLSASVGAEGFGTAYRHRSPDGGFTGPPLPVDLAANAASLGMRVLRAGTVRELREALAEARSADRPTCVYVETETPDTVSGPPPAQAWWDVAVAETATRPSAVKAREEYERHVTDRRRHL; this is encoded by the coding sequence ATGACCGGGACCGGCACCCGCCGCCTCACCACCGCCCAGGCCCTGATCGCCTTCCTCGCCCGGCAGTACACCGAGCGCGACGGCCGCCGGCACCGGCTGATCGGCGCCACCTGGGGGATCTTCGGCCACGGCAACGTCGCGGGCGTCGGCCAGGCGCTCCTGGAGACCGGGGGCGCGATGCCCTACCTCCAGGGCCGCAACGAGCAGGCCATGGTGCACGCGGCCGTCGGCTACGCCCGCCAGTCGGGCCGGCTGTCCGCGCACGCCGTCACCACCTCCATCGGCCCCGGCGCCACCAACCTCGTCACCGGCGCCGCCCTCGCCACCGTCAACCACCTCCCGGTCCTGCTGCTGCCCGGCGACACCTTCGCGACCCGGCCCGCCGACCCCGTGCTCCAGCAGCTCGAAGTGCCGTCCGCGGGCGACGTGTCCGTCAACGACTGCCTGCGGCCCGTCTCCCGCTACTTCGACCGGATCACCCGCCCCGAAGCGCTGATCCCGGCCGCTCTGCAGGCCATGCGGGTCCTCGCCGACCCGGCGGAGACCGGCGCGGTCACGCTCGCGCTGCCGCAGGACGTCCAGACCGAGGCGTACGACTGGCCGCCGGAGTTCTTCGCGCCGCGCGTCTGGCACGTACGCAGGCCCGCCCCCGACCCGTACGAGCTCGACCGGGCGGTCCGGGCGGTGCGCGCCGCCCGCCGGCCGCTGATCGTCGCCGGCGGCGGGGTCCGGCACAGCGCGGCGGAGGAGACCCTGGCCGCGTTCGCCGCCGCCACCCGCATCCCCGTCGCCTCCACCCAGGCCGGCAAGGGGGCCCTGCGCCACGACCACCCCGCCGACGTCGGCGGCATCGGCCACACGGGCACCGCGACCGCCGACGACCTGGCCCGCACCGCCGACCTCGTCATCGGGATCGGCACCCGCTACTCCGACTTCACCACCGCGTCCGCCACCCTCTTCGCCGGCCCGGACGTCCGCTTCCTCAACATCAACCTCACCGGCTTCGACGCCCACAAGCTCGGCGCGCTTCCGCTCGTCGCCGACGCCCGCACCGCACTGGAGGACCTCACCGCCGCCCTGGCCGGGCACCACTACCGCGCGGACGCCGCGTACGAGAGCGAGTACACCGACGCCAAGACCCGCTGGGAAGGACGCGTCGACGCGGCCTACGCCGCCGAGGACCCCGACGCCCGCCCCACCCAGACCCAGGTCCTCGGCCTCCTCGACGAACTCGTCACCGGCGACGACATCCTGATCAACGCCGCCGGCTCGCTCCCCGGTGACCTGCACAAACTCTGGCGGACCCGGTCCCCGCTCCAGTACCACGTCGAGTACGGCTACTCCTGCATGGGATACGAGATCCCCGCCGCCATCGGCGTGCAGCTGGCCGCCCCCGGCCGCCCGGTCTGGGCGCTCGTCGGTGACGGCACGTACCTGATGAACCCCACCGAGATCGTCACCGCCGTCCAGGAGAACCTCCCGGTCAAACTCGTCATCCTGCAGAACCACGGCTACGCGTCGATCGGCGGTCTCTCCGCGTCCGTCGGCGCCGAAGGCTTCGGTACGGCCTACCGCCACCGGTCACCGGACGGCGGCTTCACCGGACCGCCGCTCCCCGTCGACCTCGCGGCCAACGCGGCCTCCCTCGGCATGCGGGTGCTGCGCGCCGGGACCGTACGCGAACTGCGCGAAGCCCTGGCCGAGGCCCGGTCGGCCGACCGTCCCACTTGTGTCTACGTCGAGACCGAAACGCCAGACACAGTGTCGGGCCCCCCTCCGGCACAGGCGTGGTGGGATGTTGCCGTAGCCGAAACGGCCACTCGCCCGTCGGCGGTAAAAGCCCGGGAAGAGTACGAACGTCACGTCACCGACCGACGCCGCCACCTCTGA
- the iolC gene encoding 5-dehydro-2-deoxygluconokinase — protein sequence MSEPYDVITMGRIGVDLYPLQTGVPLARVDTFGKFLGGSPTNVAVAAARLGHRTAVLTRTGRDAFGEYLRRQLREFGVDDRWVTAVGAYPTPVTFCEIFPPDDFPLYFYRRPKAPDLEMYASELDLEAVAAARVFWMTGTGLCAEPSRSATLAALRARGRRGITVFDLDWRPMFWDDAGTGDGSGSTACAHYREALAHATVAVGNLDECEIATGEREPYAAARALLAAGVELAVVKQGPAGVLAVHRDGTVSDVPPLPVEVVNGLGAGDAFGGALCHGLLAGWDTARVMRYANAAGAIVASRLACSSAMPFPHEVEAALAAGAVTADRRAALEPDMTGREGA from the coding sequence ATGTCTGAACCGTACGACGTGATCACCATGGGACGGATCGGGGTCGACCTCTATCCCCTGCAGACGGGGGTGCCGCTCGCCCGGGTCGACACGTTCGGGAAGTTCCTCGGTGGTTCACCGACCAACGTCGCCGTCGCGGCGGCCCGCCTCGGCCACCGCACCGCGGTGCTGACCCGCACGGGGCGGGACGCCTTCGGGGAGTACCTCCGCCGGCAGCTGCGGGAGTTCGGGGTGGACGACCGGTGGGTGACGGCCGTCGGGGCGTACCCCACCCCGGTCACCTTCTGCGAGATCTTCCCGCCCGACGACTTCCCGCTCTACTTCTACCGCCGGCCCAAGGCCCCGGACCTGGAGATGTACGCATCCGAGCTCGACCTGGAAGCGGTCGCCGCCGCCCGGGTGTTCTGGATGACCGGCACCGGACTGTGCGCCGAACCCAGCCGCTCGGCGACGCTCGCCGCGCTCCGGGCACGTGGTCGCCGCGGCATCACGGTCTTCGACCTCGACTGGCGCCCGATGTTCTGGGACGACGCAGGGACGGGCGACGGGAGCGGCTCCACCGCCTGCGCGCACTACCGCGAGGCGCTCGCCCACGCCACTGTCGCCGTCGGCAACCTCGACGAGTGCGAGATCGCGACCGGCGAACGCGAACCGTATGCCGCCGCCCGCGCCCTCCTCGCCGCCGGGGTCGAACTGGCCGTCGTCAAGCAGGGCCCCGCAGGGGTCCTCGCGGTCCACCGAGACGGCACGGTGTCCGACGTACCGCCGCTCCCCGTCGAGGTGGTCAACGGCCTCGGCGCGGGCGACGCGTTCGGCGGCGCGCTCTGTCACGGGCTCCTCGCCGGCTGGGACACCGCCCGCGTGATGCGGTACGCCAACGCGGCGGGCGCCATCGTCGCGTCGAGGCTCGCCTGCTCCTCCGCGATGCCGTTCCCGCACGAGGTCGAGGCGGCCCTCGCCGCGGGTGCCGTCACCGCCGACCGCCGCGCGGCTCTCGAACCGGACATGACGGGCAGGGAAGGGGCATGA
- a CDS encoding peptidoglycan-binding protein, whose protein sequence is MLSSREDGVPATAVTAPHEEQLTVIRTIAPFRRAAGAPALAGLVLAAALAVCSGAPAAADGDNAPPPGSSPVCAFYDGDGTTVFGEQGERVSQVQCMLANRRYLPWEAVDGVFGTRTLAAVQRFQADHPPLVPDGLVGPRTWSALWHA, encoded by the coding sequence GTGTTGTCCTCACGAGAGGACGGGGTGCCCGCCACCGCCGTCACCGCACCGCACGAGGAGCAGCTCACCGTGATCCGCACCATCGCACCCTTCCGCCGCGCGGCCGGGGCCCCGGCCCTGGCCGGGCTCGTCCTGGCCGCCGCACTGGCCGTGTGCTCCGGCGCCCCGGCCGCGGCCGACGGCGACAACGCACCGCCGCCCGGCTCCAGTCCCGTCTGCGCGTTCTACGACGGGGACGGCACGACCGTCTTCGGCGAACAGGGCGAGCGCGTCTCCCAGGTGCAGTGCATGCTGGCCAACCGGCGCTACCTGCCGTGGGAGGCCGTCGACGGCGTGTTCGGCACCCGGACCCTCGCCGCCGTCCAGCGCTTCCAGGCCGACCACCCGCCGCTCGTCCCGGACGGCCTCGTGGGCCCGCGCACCTGGTCGGCGCTCTGGCACGCGTAG
- a CDS encoding heavy-metal-associated domain-containing protein, whose amino-acid sequence MTAETQLPQATGSCCSPSGSCHDGADAGQGGVTAVYQVTGMTCGHCEGAVSEEISGIEGVTSVKAVASTGQVTVVSRAALDEEAVRAAVDEAGYELAGRA is encoded by the coding sequence ATGACCGCCGAGACCCAGCTCCCCCAGGCGACCGGCTCCTGCTGCTCGCCCAGCGGCTCCTGCCACGACGGCGCGGACGCCGGGCAGGGCGGCGTGACCGCCGTCTACCAGGTGACCGGCATGACCTGCGGCCACTGCGAGGGCGCGGTCTCCGAGGAGATCTCCGGTATCGAGGGTGTCACCTCGGTGAAGGCCGTGGCGTCCACCGGCCAGGTGACGGTCGTCTCCCGCGCCGCCCTGGACGAGGAGGCCGTGCGCGCCGCGGTCGACGAGGCAGGGTACGAGCTCGCCGGCCGGGCCTGA
- a CDS encoding sugar phosphate isomerase/epimerase, producing the protein MTSSASAPARIRIGSAPDSWGVWFPDDPRQVPWQRFLDEVSTAGYEWIELGPYGYLPTDPARLADETRSRGLTVSAGTVFTGLHHGPDVWDQTWAHVADIAALTRAMGAGHLVVIPSFWRDDKTGEVLEDRTLTAEQWRHLTTQTERLGREVQDRYGLRIVVHPHADTHIDSEENVSRFLDATDPELVSLCLDTGHYAYCGGDSVKLIETYGERIGYLHLKQVDPEILAQVVADEVPFGPAVARGVMCEPPGGVPDLEPVLAAARRLDVDLFAIVEQDMYPCPPDRPFPIARRTREFLRSCGGPPARTV; encoded by the coding sequence ATGACCTCCTCCGCTTCCGCCCCGGCCCGCATCCGCATCGGTTCAGCGCCCGACTCCTGGGGGGTGTGGTTCCCCGACGATCCGCGGCAGGTGCCCTGGCAGCGGTTCCTCGACGAGGTCTCCACCGCGGGTTACGAGTGGATCGAGCTCGGTCCGTACGGCTACCTCCCGACCGACCCGGCCCGCCTCGCCGACGAGACCCGCAGCCGCGGGCTCACCGTCTCGGCGGGCACCGTTTTCACCGGATTGCACCACGGTCCGGACGTCTGGGACCAGACCTGGGCGCATGTCGCGGACATCGCGGCACTCACCCGGGCGATGGGCGCCGGCCACCTCGTGGTCATCCCGTCGTTCTGGCGCGACGACAAGACGGGCGAGGTCCTGGAGGACCGCACCCTCACCGCGGAGCAGTGGCGTCATCTGACCACCCAGACGGAACGGCTGGGGCGCGAGGTGCAGGACCGCTACGGCCTGCGCATCGTCGTCCACCCGCACGCCGACACCCATATCGACAGCGAGGAGAACGTCAGCCGCTTCCTCGACGCCACCGATCCCGAGCTGGTCTCGCTCTGCCTGGACACCGGTCACTACGCCTACTGCGGCGGCGACAGCGTCAAGCTGATCGAGACCTACGGGGAGCGGATCGGCTATCTGCACCTCAAGCAGGTCGATCCGGAGATCCTGGCGCAGGTGGTGGCGGACGAGGTGCCGTTCGGCCCCGCCGTGGCGCGCGGCGTGATGTGCGAACCGCCGGGCGGGGTCCCCGATCTGGAACCCGTACTGGCCGCCGCCCGCCGCCTCGACGTGGACCTGTTCGCGATCGTCGAGCAGGACATGTACCCGTGCCCGCCGGACCGGCCGTTCCCGATCGCCCGCCGCACCCGGGAGTTCCTGCGCTCCTGCGGCGGACCGCCGGCCCGGACCGTCTGA
- a CDS encoding MarR family transcriptional regulator yields MTDRTLWSYKDIAAHIRVQPDTVRSYRKHGLLPAPDHVESGKPYWYADTVRAWVAARPGNRGRRD; encoded by the coding sequence ATGACGGACAGAACGCTCTGGTCCTACAAGGACATCGCCGCGCACATCCGGGTACAGCCGGACACCGTCCGCTCCTACCGCAAACACGGTCTGCTCCCGGCACCGGACCACGTGGAGAGCGGCAAGCCGTACTGGTACGCGGACACCGTCCGCGCCTGGGTCGCCGCCCGCCCGGGCAACCGGGGCCGCCGGGACTGA
- the iolB gene encoding 5-deoxy-glucuronate isomerase, translated as MTLPGTTRHGEPGHHVPAGSAASGPYTLDIGPERAGWERSGLRVLELEPGGVHTLVTGESEWIVLPLTGGCTVHISDEIFELLGRKSVFSGVSDFAYVPRDAHAQIASGAGGRFALAGAKCERRLPARYGPAPEVPVELRGSGTCSRQVNNFAAADTFDCDRLIAVEVLTPGGNWSSYPPHKHDEHHPGEESVLEEIYYFEVADGGLGYHRVSPSRPGGTDVLAEVRSGDAVLIPDGWHGPSIAPPGRTLYYLNVMAGPGEQREWLIRDHPDHTWIRDTWPGEPVDPRLPLYGTEAHG; from the coding sequence ATGACGTTGCCGGGGACGACGAGGCACGGAGAGCCGGGGCACCATGTGCCCGCGGGCAGCGCGGCAAGCGGTCCGTACACCCTGGACATCGGTCCGGAACGGGCCGGCTGGGAGCGGTCGGGCCTGCGGGTGCTGGAGCTGGAGCCGGGAGGTGTTCACACACTTGTCACCGGGGAGAGCGAGTGGATCGTACTGCCGTTGACCGGTGGCTGTACGGTGCACATCTCAGATGAGATCTTTGAACTGCTGGGCCGGAAGAGCGTGTTCAGCGGGGTATCCGACTTCGCGTACGTACCGCGTGACGCCCATGCACAGATCGCCTCCGGCGCAGGCGGCCGCTTCGCCCTGGCAGGAGCGAAGTGCGAGCGACGACTCCCCGCTCGCTACGGCCCCGCGCCGGAGGTACCCGTCGAGCTGCGCGGCTCGGGCACCTGCTCGCGCCAGGTCAACAACTTCGCCGCGGCCGACACCTTCGACTGCGACCGGCTGATCGCCGTCGAGGTCCTCACCCCGGGCGGCAACTGGTCCTCCTACCCGCCGCACAAGCACGACGAGCACCACCCCGGCGAGGAGTCCGTCCTGGAGGAGATCTACTACTTCGAGGTGGCGGACGGCGGACTCGGCTACCACCGGGTCTCCCCGTCCCGCCCCGGCGGCACGGACGTCCTCGCCGAGGTCCGCAGCGGGGACGCCGTCCTGATCCCCGACGGCTGGCACGGCCCGTCCATTGCGCCGCCCGGCCGCACCCTGTACTACCTCAACGTCATGGCGGGCCCGGGGGAGCAGCGGGAGTGGCTGATCCGCGACCACCCCGACCACACCTGGATCCGCGACACCTGGCCCGGGGAGCCGGTGGACCCCCGGCTCCCGCTGTACGGGACGGAGGCCCACGGATGA